In a genomic window of Paraburkholderia acidiphila:
- a CDS encoding MFS transporter → MDTCQVKQPAAENPWSILILLSLGLLISFVDRTSLSAALADKTFVHEFSLSSVQRGWLNSAVFWSYGLAQMPMGWIVDRYGVKRPYSICFVIWCLAAAATGLVTTLSALIVMRLLIGLAEAIVVPATYRYLANHFEETQKGTALGIFSIGGKMGPALGAPIAAWMIVAYSWKAMFVVTGLVGLVWMVPWLIMVKNDYPSREELTAAVRRASSVPLRNLLASPVVWGGLVNNFCYSYFAFYCMTWMPAYLVEQRGLSLEKSGIYTFFSFAGIALVAAFAGWLADRMIARGKDAVVVRKAFIFAGFIGGTTVLLGAYTRSPGMALFWNVLSLSLLGLATANNLALCKLTLIPKPAVGLNTGLQQVATSLAGGVSASLSGWLLYVGKGDYTLAMMAVFVFLLLGATSTMVLMRRKWAPKVNDTAGSH, encoded by the coding sequence ATGGACACCTGCCAGGTCAAACAGCCAGCAGCCGAGAACCCGTGGAGCATTCTGATCCTGCTCTCACTCGGCCTGCTGATTTCGTTTGTCGATCGCACGAGCTTGTCGGCCGCGCTCGCGGACAAAACCTTCGTGCACGAGTTTTCGCTGTCGAGCGTGCAGCGCGGCTGGCTCAATTCGGCGGTGTTCTGGTCCTATGGGCTCGCACAGATGCCCATGGGCTGGATCGTCGACCGCTACGGCGTGAAGCGGCCCTACTCGATCTGCTTCGTGATCTGGTGCCTCGCGGCGGCGGCCACGGGGCTCGTCACGACGCTTTCCGCGCTGATCGTCATGCGCCTGCTGATCGGTCTCGCCGAAGCCATCGTTGTGCCCGCAACCTATCGCTACCTCGCGAACCACTTCGAGGAAACCCAGAAAGGCACAGCGCTTGGCATCTTTTCGATTGGCGGCAAGATGGGCCCCGCGCTCGGCGCACCCATTGCGGCGTGGATGATCGTCGCGTATTCGTGGAAGGCGATGTTCGTCGTGACAGGGCTCGTCGGCCTTGTGTGGATGGTGCCCTGGCTCATCATGGTCAAGAACGACTACCCCTCGCGCGAGGAATTGACGGCGGCCGTGAGGCGCGCTTCGTCCGTGCCGCTTCGCAATCTGCTCGCGAGCCCCGTGGTGTGGGGCGGCCTGGTCAACAACTTCTGCTACAGCTATTTCGCGTTCTATTGCATGACCTGGATGCCGGCCTATCTGGTCGAGCAGCGCGGCCTCTCGCTGGAGAAGTCCGGCATTTATACGTTTTTCAGTTTCGCCGGCATTGCGCTTGTCGCCGCTTTCGCGGGTTGGTTGGCAGACCGTATGATCGCGCGCGGCAAAGACGCCGTTGTCGTGCGCAAAGCGTTTATCTTCGCGGGATTCATTGGCGGCACGACGGTGCTGCTCGGCGCGTACACACGCTCGCCTGGCATGGCGCTTTTCTGGAACGTGCTCTCGCTGTCGCTCCTGGGCCTCGCGACCGCCAATAATCTGGCGCTGTGCAAGCTCACGCTGATTCCCAAGCCCGCCGTCGGGTTGAACACCGGGCTGCAGCAGGTCGCCACCAGTCTCGCGGGCGGTGTTTCCGCCAGCTTGTCTGGATGGTTGCTTTATGTTGGCAAGGGCGATTACACACTTGCCATGATGGCTGTCTTCGTTTTCTTGCTGCTGGGTGCAACGAGCACGATGGTGCTGATGCGGCGGAAGTGGGCGCCGAAGGTCAACGACACCGCCGGCAGCCATTAA
- a CDS encoding type 2 periplasmic-binding domain-containing protein, protein MTTLTGVPTLRTNLAEYAVTKALRDGRVKSDIVTLDFCGPTPAHNGFKAMVRENAFDAGELAIVTFLQAKAYGKPYVLLPTPISGRFQHHCAGFNIDFGHLDPKDIEGKKVGVRTYSQTTALWIRGILRHEYGVDLDKVTWMTLGDGHLAEYSDPNNCRRLPAGSSIPQMMLDGELAAALLGEDMPKDPRVRTLVPDAQAAAKTWFAREGVVPINHMFVVHERVSKERPDIVREIYRMIAESRAQTEGGVPAVFPPIGLEANRKGIQLAIDWALDQKIIPHRLSVDELFDDVTGSLG, encoded by the coding sequence ATGACTACGCTGACCGGGGTGCCGACGCTGCGCACCAATCTGGCCGAATATGCGGTAACAAAGGCCCTGCGCGACGGCCGGGTAAAATCGGATATCGTTACGCTAGATTTTTGCGGCCCCACGCCTGCCCACAACGGCTTCAAGGCGATGGTGCGCGAGAATGCTTTCGACGCGGGCGAACTCGCGATCGTCACGTTCCTGCAGGCCAAGGCTTACGGCAAGCCCTATGTGCTGCTGCCCACGCCGATCTCGGGCCGCTTCCAGCATCATTGCGCGGGCTTCAACATCGACTTCGGGCATCTCGACCCCAAGGACATCGAGGGCAAGAAGGTCGGCGTGCGGACCTATAGCCAGACCACGGCGCTGTGGATTCGCGGCATCCTGCGCCACGAATATGGCGTGGATCTCGACAAGGTCACGTGGATGACGCTCGGCGACGGCCACCTCGCCGAATACAGCGATCCGAACAACTGCCGGCGCTTGCCCGCAGGTTCGTCGATTCCGCAGATGATGCTCGACGGCGAACTCGCCGCCGCACTCCTCGGCGAAGACATGCCGAAGGACCCGCGCGTGCGCACGCTCGTGCCCGACGCGCAGGCGGCGGCGAAGACGTGGTTCGCGCGCGAAGGCGTGGTGCCGATCAACCATATGTTCGTCGTACACGAGCGGGTGTCGAAGGAACGACCGGACATCGTGCGCGAGATTTACCGCATGATCGCGGAAAGCCGCGCGCAAACGGAAGGCGGCGTGCCGGCCGTGTTCCCGCCGATCGGGCTCGAAGCGAACCGCAAGGGCATCCAGCTCGCCATCGACTGGGCGCTCGACCAGAAGATCATTCCGCACCGGCTTTCGGTGGATGAACTGTTCGACGATGTGACCGGCAGCCTCGGTTAA
- a CDS encoding aldehyde dehydrogenase (NADP(+)) gives MQIQDHSAAHIHTTVTASAYIADDWAQSSARTRALLLRALASALDIERETLVRIAAEETSLGSARLHGEIDRTRFQLNGFADYVEAGHAFALTDDPALAEAPPAGRPHLSRVRIPLGPVAMFSASNFPFAFSVLGGDTASALAAGCPVVVKAHPGHPKLSRKVFELARAVIAGQGLSAALLGMVEGAGIEVGTELVNHPDIAAVAFTGSFKGGAALWRLANARARPIAFYGELGSINPVVALPAALATQAQALAQTLAASIEFGCGQVCTSPGLVVLFEGADAQRFEDTLRDELREKPTHRMLTPAMKRTFDAGVARLLGTPGVQTLLAGSADHDETAPPRPVLARTSAKHFIATPALHEEIFGPACLIVRVGSTDEIVDVLGAIGGSLTVTLWGADEDTPDVRRVARRATQIAGRVLFSGVPTGVAVTRSQQHGGPWPASTQPFTTSVGYEALERFLRPVALQSAPAWLSARAGQPC, from the coding sequence ATGCAGATTCAAGACCATAGCGCCGCGCACATCCACACGACCGTTACGGCGTCAGCCTACATCGCCGACGACTGGGCCCAGTCTTCCGCTCGCACGCGTGCGTTGCTGTTGCGCGCGCTGGCCAGCGCGCTCGACATCGAGCGCGAGACGCTCGTACGCATCGCCGCCGAGGAAACCTCGCTCGGCAGCGCGCGGCTGCATGGCGAAATCGACCGTACGCGCTTTCAGCTCAATGGCTTCGCCGATTACGTCGAGGCGGGCCATGCGTTCGCCCTGACCGACGACCCGGCGCTTGCCGAAGCTCCGCCCGCCGGACGTCCACACCTGAGCCGCGTGCGTATCCCGCTCGGCCCGGTCGCGATGTTCTCCGCCAGCAACTTTCCGTTCGCGTTCTCGGTGCTCGGCGGGGACACCGCCTCCGCACTGGCGGCGGGCTGCCCTGTTGTCGTCAAGGCGCATCCGGGCCACCCGAAGCTCTCGCGCAAGGTGTTCGAACTCGCGCGCGCGGTCATCGCCGGGCAGGGACTCTCCGCCGCGCTGTTAGGCATGGTGGAAGGTGCGGGCATCGAGGTGGGCACCGAACTGGTCAATCACCCCGACATCGCGGCCGTGGCGTTCACGGGCTCGTTCAAGGGCGGCGCGGCGCTGTGGCGTCTCGCGAATGCGCGGGCGCGGCCCATTGCGTTCTATGGCGAGCTGGGCTCGATCAACCCGGTCGTCGCGCTGCCGGCCGCGCTCGCCACCCAGGCGCAGGCGCTCGCGCAAACGCTCGCGGCGTCGATCGAATTCGGCTGCGGCCAGGTCTGCACGAGCCCGGGCCTCGTCGTCCTGTTCGAAGGCGCGGATGCGCAACGCTTCGAAGATACGCTGCGCGACGAACTGCGCGAAAAGCCGACGCATCGCATGCTCACCCCCGCCATGAAGCGCACTTTCGACGCGGGCGTGGCGCGCCTGCTCGGCACACCTGGCGTGCAGACCCTGCTCGCCGGCAGCGCCGATCACGATGAAACGGCGCCGCCACGCCCGGTGCTCGCGCGCACGAGCGCGAAGCACTTTATCGCCACGCCCGCGCTGCACGAAGAGATTTTCGGCCCTGCCTGCCTGATCGTGCGCGTGGGTTCGACCGATGAAATCGTCGACGTGCTGGGCGCGATCGGCGGCAGCCTGACCGTGACGTTGTGGGGCGCGGACGAGGACACGCCCGACGTGCGCCGCGTCGCGCGCCGCGCCACGCAGATCGCGGGGCGCGTGCTCTTTAGCGGCGTGCCGACCGGTGTGGCCGTGACGCGCAGTCAGCAGCATGGCGGCCCGTGGCCCGCATCGACGCAACCGTTCACGACCTCGGTCGGCTACGAAGCGCTGGAGCGCTTTCTGCGGCCGGTCGCGCTGCAGAGCGCCCCCGCGTGGCTCAGCGCACGCGCCGGGCAACCCTGTTGA